Proteins from a single region of Paraflavitalea devenefica:
- a CDS encoding autotransporter outer membrane beta-barrel domain-containing protein produces MKQLYSTIVFCFLLLSGQSLVAQSTGDYRSAGSGNWNALAWERYNGTAWAGGAAAPDTAAGQINILAGHSVTVSAPATADQLVVDAGGTLVIEANSGLALANGAGEDLVISGTVLIIDGSLADRGSTFVATGGHLIFFDAFSSSVGGMITNNGTIDWNGGDIFCSADTMMINNSVFNIRSNQIMRFSSSSAGSEFINNGTINKESSDTTEFILGDVFTNTGVINLHAGTLITRNIFTNTGNLVFNSGYFIFEHTFIHNGGNITGIGHFTNSSRLDLNINQAFPAALEFTMHPGSTVDGPGDLTLNQDFTITGSILGPGILVVHGNTVWNSNTLGRRFMVEGGRTLTLATPSSKSCASLITNNGTIEWQDGTIFCSADTVIVNNSLFTIRGNNSMRFSSSSAGSEFINNGTINKESNDTTEFMLGDAFTNGLTGIMKGSGTILMNYPVFINNGMLAPGHSPGLLSFNSAQPLSDNSTLQIEMQDGSGAGTGHDQLTRNSDLILAGTLTVTESTTVPTGTYTIIRVTTGTVSGGFDQVNLPIGYSLVINTDNVQLVKHLVVTPVKLVAFKAAPQNHQVLLQWITENEVNNQYFDVERSHNGADFIAIGRVKASTATTYRKEYPFTDQLPVTGINYYRLKQVDIDGRFEYSPIVTAVMDQQQDFIVLHPTIVKDMLHIRLSTDKTVLISILDPGGRQVIHQQAKRQSLLLIPVQHLPAGIYYLQATDGVRKTVLPFLKQ; encoded by the coding sequence ATGAAGCAACTATATTCTACTATCGTCTTCTGCTTTCTCCTGTTATCTGGTCAATCCCTGGTAGCACAGTCAACAGGCGATTACCGCAGCGCCGGTTCCGGCAACTGGAATGCACTGGCCTGGGAAAGATACAATGGTACTGCCTGGGCAGGCGGCGCAGCAGCCCCTGACACCGCAGCCGGACAGATCAACATCCTCGCCGGGCATAGTGTTACGGTCAGTGCTCCTGCTACAGCCGATCAATTGGTGGTGGATGCAGGCGGAACCCTTGTTATAGAAGCCAACTCCGGACTCGCATTGGCCAATGGTGCAGGCGAAGACCTTGTTATCAGCGGGACTGTTCTCATTATCGATGGCAGCCTGGCCGACCGGGGCTCCACATTCGTAGCCACAGGCGGTCACCTGATTTTTTTCGACGCTTTCTCCAGCTCGGTAGGAGGCATGATCACCAATAATGGCACCATTGACTGGAATGGTGGAGATATTTTCTGCAGTGCCGACACGATGATGATTAATAATTCGGTGTTTAATATCAGGAGCAATCAAATCATGCGTTTCAGCAGCAGCTCTGCCGGCAGTGAGTTCATCAATAACGGGACCATTAATAAGGAAAGCAGTGATACCACGGAGTTTATACTGGGCGATGTTTTTACCAACACAGGAGTTATTAACCTGCATGCGGGAACACTGATTACACGGAATATTTTTACCAATACAGGCAATCTTGTCTTTAACAGCGGCTATTTTATTTTTGAACACACTTTTATCCATAATGGCGGCAACATAACAGGGATAGGGCATTTTACGAATTCAAGCAGGCTTGACCTGAATATAAACCAGGCATTCCCTGCCGCCCTTGAATTTACCATGCACCCGGGCAGCACCGTGGATGGCCCTGGTGATTTAACGCTCAACCAGGATTTTACCATAACGGGCAGCATTTTGGGGCCGGGTATATTGGTTGTTCATGGAAACACGGTGTGGAACAGCAATACACTTGGGCGCCGTTTCATGGTTGAAGGCGGACGGACCCTTACATTGGCAACTCCCTCCTCAAAAAGCTGCGCCAGCTTAATCACCAATAATGGTACCATCGAATGGCAGGATGGAACTATTTTCTGCAGCGCTGACACGGTGATCGTTAATAATTCCCTGTTTACTATCAGGGGCAACAATAGCATGCGTTTTAGCAGCAGCAGTGCAGGCAGTGAGTTCATCAATAACGGAACAATCAACAAAGAAAGTAATGACACCACTGAGTTTATGCTGGGCGATGCTTTTACCAACGGGCTGACCGGTATCATGAAAGGCAGTGGAACTATTCTTATGAATTATCCTGTTTTCATTAATAACGGGATGCTTGCTCCCGGCCACTCACCGGGATTATTATCCTTTAATAGTGCTCAGCCATTGTCGGACAACAGCACTTTACAAATTGAAATGCAGGATGGCAGCGGGGCCGGCACCGGCCACGACCAGTTGACCAGAAACAGCGATCTCATACTGGCAGGCACCCTGACCGTAACAGAATCAACTACAGTGCCCACTGGTACCTACACGATCATCCGTGTTACCACAGGTACCGTGAGCGGCGGTTTTGACCAGGTGAACCTGCCCATCGGTTATAGCCTGGTCATCAATACCGATAATGTACAACTGGTCAAACACCTGGTAGTAACACCGGTGAAGCTGGTTGCTTTTAAAGCAGCACCTCAAAACCACCAGGTATTGCTGCAATGGATCACCGAAAATGAAGTCAACAACCAATACTTTGACGTGGAGCGCAGCCATAATGGAGCCGACTTTATAGCCATTGGCCGTGTAAAGGCATCTACCGCTACTACCTATAGAAAAGAATATCCCTTCACCGACCAATTGCCTGTTACCGGCATCAATTATTACCGCTTAAAACAGGTAGACATAGACGGGCGGTTTGAGTATTCCCCCATCGTAACGGCTGTGATGGACCAGCAACAGGACTTTATTGTTCTCCACCCTACTATCGTGAAGGATATGCTGCACATCAGGCTTTCCACAGACAAAACGGTATTGATCTCCATCCTTGATCCCGGGGGCAGACAGGTCATTCACCAACAGGCAAAGAGGCAATCCCTGTTGCTGATACCTGTACAGCACTTGCCGGCGGGTATTTATTACCTGCAGGCAACAGATGGGGTAAGAAAAACGGTATTGCCCTTTCTGAAGCAATAA
- a CDS encoding tetratricopeptide repeat-containing sensor histidine kinase — protein MKGYFSILLILGMAVCQISAYAQSNTTDSLLNLLHKAKEDTNKVNILYQLSEICEEADILKYAVPALELAEKINYKKGIANAATNVGYVYSIQSDYAKALSYAQKSLAIREEIGDKKGISVSLTNIGYVYYNQGAIPKALEYFIKSLQIKETTGDEKGAANGLNNVAQIYNSQGDTEKAIEYWQQCMALSTKIDYKFGLANALLGLGHCYQMQGNYAQSLAYFEKCLTIRNQINNKEGQVNVLASIGSHYARQGMDQKALEYLHKSLQIAKEINDRQGTSIALINIGNILAKQQQYTPATVYLEEALQIGTKTGEPKSMALASEALSKVYAATGSYKKAYEMQALFKTMSDSISSIETKKAVLKKQMAYEFDKREMAHQAAQEKKDILNNEKIQQYKIIRNFSIGGAVLILIAGLYLIYRYREKNRTAKHQALLQERLRISRELHDEVGATLSGIVMYSHLTKQQVQADNAGAVEKSLTIMQQSSEEMVGKLNEIVWLVNPEKDTLPKLVQRLEEYARNIATAKNMKVEFTSPPALPEAGLSFERRRNIYLIAKEAINNAIKYSGGNLLSLLVQVQAEKLTILISDNGKGFDTSPVYPGNGLVNMRKRAEELGARLVLTSAAGKGTTIAIECQIG, from the coding sequence ATGAAAGGCTATTTCAGCATATTGCTGATTTTAGGCATGGCTGTCTGTCAGATCAGCGCCTACGCTCAATCGAATACAACAGATAGCCTGCTGAACCTGTTGCACAAAGCCAAAGAAGATACCAACAAGGTGAATATACTGTACCAGCTCAGCGAAATTTGTGAGGAAGCTGACATTTTAAAATACGCCGTGCCAGCGCTCGAACTGGCCGAAAAGATCAATTATAAAAAAGGCATTGCCAATGCGGCTACCAATGTCGGCTATGTATATAGTATTCAGAGTGACTATGCAAAAGCATTGAGCTATGCACAAAAAAGTTTAGCCATAAGAGAAGAGATCGGGGATAAAAAAGGTATTTCGGTCTCGTTGACCAATATTGGATATGTATATTATAACCAGGGAGCCATTCCAAAAGCACTGGAATATTTTATAAAAAGCCTGCAAATAAAAGAAACAACAGGCGACGAAAAAGGAGCTGCCAATGGCCTTAACAATGTGGCGCAGATATACAACTCACAAGGCGATACGGAGAAAGCCATAGAATACTGGCAGCAATGTATGGCATTAAGCACTAAAATTGATTATAAGTTTGGATTGGCCAATGCGCTCCTCGGCCTGGGTCATTGCTATCAAATGCAAGGTAACTACGCCCAATCATTGGCCTACTTTGAAAAATGCCTCACCATCAGGAACCAGATCAATAACAAAGAAGGGCAGGTAAATGTGCTGGCCAGTATCGGCTCCCATTATGCCAGGCAGGGAATGGACCAGAAGGCACTGGAGTACCTCCATAAAAGCTTACAAATAGCTAAGGAAATAAATGACCGCCAGGGCACTTCCATTGCCCTGATCAACATTGGCAATATACTGGCAAAGCAACAGCAATATACACCCGCAACGGTGTACCTGGAAGAAGCATTACAGATCGGCACAAAGACCGGTGAGCCGAAAAGTATGGCCCTGGCCAGCGAAGCGCTCAGCAAAGTCTATGCAGCTACCGGCAGCTATAAAAAGGCTTATGAGATGCAAGCATTGTTTAAAACAATGTCGGACAGCATCAGCAGTATAGAAACGAAGAAGGCAGTACTAAAAAAACAAATGGCCTACGAATTCGATAAAAGGGAAATGGCGCACCAGGCAGCGCAGGAGAAGAAAGACATCCTCAATAATGAAAAAATACAGCAGTATAAGATCATCCGCAATTTTTCCATCGGAGGGGCTGTACTGATATTGATCGCCGGCCTCTACCTCATTTACCGCTACCGGGAGAAAAACAGGACTGCCAAACACCAGGCGCTGCTACAGGAGCGGCTGCGCATCAGCCGGGAACTGCATGATGAAGTAGGCGCCACCTTAAGTGGTATTGTCATGTACAGTCACCTCACCAAACAACAGGTACAAGCTGACAACGCCGGGGCGGTTGAAAAGTCATTGACCATTATGCAACAGTCGTCAGAAGAAATGGTGGGCAAACTCAATGAGATCGTATGGCTGGTCAATCCTGAAAAAGATACCTTGCCCAAACTGGTGCAGCGCCTGGAAGAATATGCCCGGAACATCGCCACCGCCAAAAACATGAAAGTGGAATTTACCAGTCCGCCGGCCTTGCCGGAGGCGGGGCTGAGCTTTGAGCGGCGCAGGAATATTTACCTGATAGCCAAAGAAGCGATCAACAATGCGATCAAGTACAGCGGCGGCAACCTGCTTTCCCTGCTCGTGCAGGTACAGGCAGAAAAGCTGACCATCCTCATCAGCGATAATGGGAAGGGATTTGATACGTCGCCCGTTTACCCCGGGAATGGATTGGTCAATATGCGCAAAAGGGCGGAGGAATTAGGCGCCCGGCTGGTATTGACTTCCGCAGCCGGCAAAGGCACTACCATTGCCATTGAATGCCAGATAGGTTAA
- a CDS encoding two-component regulator propeller domain-containing protein — protein sequence MAQNKPVKYIGIENGLSNNSITSIYQDRFGFLWVGTYDGINRYDGYGFKVYRHRLNDSTTLVNNRITNIAEDEENRLWIGTKKGVSTWCNPSQRFAPAYYYPHNQAGQRTPQLIDIPANELIADGKGNVFIGSSGKGLLLYQQKTGIVSQVPVVNGEQEALYDYNVQGMRKGMDGTVWVFVNGKGLCRYDYGQNQVVLVSNFIGTCSLLEPDKTGRLWLAWGRDLYEYRPAQHTHAYRGRPSNDNISCLLPNDDGSIWIGTDGGGIMTLDTAKNAAFTPLTSEAFQTKLSSNAISAIYQDRKGNRWVGTLRGGLNCIGTGKKTFTALNHDPNNPNSLPGNFIAAFEQDHEGRLWIGTDGHGISIWDRRLNRFNNLNHGNSSLSSNLITCIRKTYDGDMWVATYGNGVDRYDKKTGRFVNYGCINHKERLSDHNVWTLYEDKDSTLWAGTITGSLYRLNRQANRFDLFDNQLGDILSLTEDRQGNLWGGNFGWLIKIDRVNKRHEYFPTENPVRVIHEDRNGNLWVGTEGSGLLLFDRATKKFKAFTEEEGLANNAVLNMLEDKSGYLWLSTFNGLSSMNLETRQFRNFSQSDGLLSNQFIYNAAFAAPDGQFFFGGIKGLNFFHPDSVALSYTPLQLLVTDLRIDNIPVAQDNSFTKGQVLYTLQTLRLPYNKAVLSIDFASPEFNNPDQVSYAYYMEGWDKGWNYSGKIRTANYSHLNEGHYKLHIKSTNAGGVWSNEERVIAITVLPPWYRSWWALLLYAGLAVGLITIYVRYKSKQSQLAYEVKLAHLQAERESELNRRKLDFFTNIAHEFRTPITLIINPIKDFLYKPDAGAGPAEMKMVYRNSKRLLSLVDQLLLFKKAESGVDDLRVVKLNLAHVCREVFLCFTQQAKTQQIDYRFVSGTEYIEAYADREKIEIAIFNLLSNAMKFTPPGGSIRMQLEEQDNAITISVEDTGCGIPDEVGARLFERFYQSRHNESSLKAGFGIGLFLAKSFVEAHKGRLTYTTKLEEGTTFSISLLKGPAHFEARQIAGVPAPKSVMLEELNVQDATPLPEVPATTPFPQRDTSMDTLITSGHTMLIVDDNEGIREYLHQVFQGSFRLFEASNGKEGLAMAKQHLPDIIISDIVMNEMTGIEFCTAIKEDPALSHIQVILLTGSSSAEIKLKGVECGADDYITKPFERDLLLARVTSLLKSRNNLRKYFYNEITLRKNDLNISEDYKVFLERCIETVEAHIDRDDFSIKLFAKEMGMSHSNLYKRVKQVSGQSINSFIRFIRLRRAAELLISTDCNVNEAAFQVGISDSKYFRIQFAKLFGMNPSEYKKKYHQAFQKNYTVHEKAIKTKPDTEES from the coding sequence ATGGCCCAAAATAAGCCTGTTAAATACATTGGTATTGAAAACGGGCTCTCCAACAACTCCATCACCAGCATTTACCAGGACCGTTTTGGGTTTCTGTGGGTAGGCACCTACGACGGTATCAACCGGTATGACGGGTACGGTTTCAAAGTATACCGCCACCGCCTGAATGACTCCACGACCCTGGTCAATAACCGCATCACCAATATTGCAGAAGACGAAGAGAACCGGCTATGGATCGGCACCAAGAAAGGCGTGAGCACCTGGTGTAACCCTTCACAACGTTTCGCCCCCGCGTACTATTATCCGCATAACCAGGCCGGGCAGCGTACACCGCAGCTCATTGATATACCAGCCAATGAGTTGATTGCCGACGGCAAAGGCAATGTATTCATCGGCAGCAGCGGCAAAGGCCTCCTGCTGTACCAGCAAAAGACCGGCATCGTGAGCCAGGTGCCGGTGGTGAATGGCGAGCAGGAAGCGCTGTATGATTATAATGTACAAGGTATGCGCAAAGGGATGGATGGGACCGTTTGGGTTTTTGTCAATGGAAAGGGCCTTTGCCGGTACGATTACGGACAAAACCAGGTGGTGCTGGTGAGCAATTTCATTGGCACCTGTTCCTTACTGGAACCCGATAAAACCGGCCGGTTATGGCTGGCCTGGGGAAGGGACCTGTATGAATACCGGCCAGCTCAACATACGCATGCTTACCGGGGCAGGCCCTCCAATGATAACATCAGTTGCCTGCTGCCCAACGACGATGGCAGCATCTGGATAGGCACTGATGGCGGTGGTATTATGACCCTCGACACCGCGAAAAATGCGGCCTTCACCCCATTGACCAGTGAAGCATTCCAAACCAAATTAAGCAGCAACGCTATATCGGCTATCTACCAGGACAGGAAGGGCAACCGGTGGGTAGGCACCTTGCGGGGCGGGCTCAACTGCATCGGCACCGGCAAAAAGACCTTCACGGCCTTGAACCACGATCCCAATAATCCCAATAGCCTGCCCGGCAATTTTATAGCCGCCTTTGAACAGGACCATGAAGGACGGCTGTGGATTGGCACCGATGGCCATGGCATCAGCATCTGGGACCGGCGGCTGAACCGGTTCAACAACCTGAACCATGGCAACAGTTCACTGTCCAGTAACCTGATCACCTGCATCCGGAAAACCTATGATGGCGATATGTGGGTGGCTACTTATGGCAATGGTGTTGACCGGTACGATAAAAAGACAGGCAGGTTTGTTAACTATGGTTGTATTAATCATAAAGAGAGGCTCAGCGATCACAATGTATGGACCTTGTATGAAGATAAGGATAGCACCTTGTGGGCAGGTACCATAACCGGTAGCTTATACCGGCTGAACCGGCAGGCCAACCGCTTTGATCTATTCGATAACCAGTTGGGCGATATATTAAGCCTGACGGAAGACAGGCAAGGCAATCTATGGGGAGGCAACTTTGGGTGGCTGATCAAAATTGACCGGGTGAACAAACGCCATGAATATTTCCCCACGGAAAATCCGGTGCGTGTCATTCATGAAGACCGGAACGGTAACCTCTGGGTAGGCACTGAAGGAAGCGGTTTGTTGTTGTTTGACAGGGCAACCAAAAAGTTCAAAGCCTTTACAGAAGAAGAAGGGCTGGCCAATAACGCCGTACTGAATATGCTGGAAGACAAGAGCGGCTATCTCTGGCTCAGCACCTTCAATGGCCTTTCCAGCATGAACCTGGAGACCCGCCAGTTCAGGAACTTCTCCCAGTCCGACGGACTACTGTCCAACCAGTTCATCTACAACGCCGCCTTTGCCGCTCCTGATGGCCAATTCTTCTTTGGCGGCATCAAGGGCCTGAATTTCTTTCATCCCGACAGCGTAGCGCTGAGCTATACCCCACTCCAGTTGCTGGTAACCGACCTGCGCATTGACAATATACCGGTGGCGCAGGACAACAGTTTTACCAAAGGGCAGGTATTATACACTTTACAGACGCTTAGGTTACCTTATAATAAGGCAGTATTATCTATTGACTTTGCCTCGCCCGAATTCAACAATCCCGACCAGGTGTCGTATGCCTATTATATGGAAGGATGGGATAAAGGCTGGAATTATAGTGGCAAAATACGTACGGCCAACTACAGCCACCTCAACGAGGGACATTATAAACTACATATCAAGTCGACCAATGCAGGCGGCGTATGGAGCAATGAGGAACGGGTCATCGCCATTACCGTGCTGCCGCCCTGGTACCGTAGCTGGTGGGCCTTGTTATTGTACGCCGGTCTGGCAGTAGGGCTGATCACTATTTATGTAAGGTATAAGAGCAAGCAATCACAACTGGCTTATGAAGTAAAGCTGGCGCACCTGCAGGCCGAGCGGGAAAGTGAGCTCAACCGCCGCAAGCTCGACTTCTTCACCAATATCGCCCATGAGTTCCGTACGCCCATCACCCTTATCATCAATCCTATCAAAGACTTCTTATACAAGCCGGATGCCGGCGCAGGCCCGGCAGAAATGAAAATGGTATACCGCAACAGCAAGCGCCTGCTGAGCCTGGTAGACCAGTTGTTGTTGTTTAAAAAAGCGGAGAGTGGTGTGGATGACCTGCGGGTGGTAAAGCTGAACCTGGCCCATGTGTGCCGGGAAGTATTCCTTTGCTTTACCCAACAGGCCAAAACCCAGCAGATAGACTACCGGTTTGTAAGTGGGACTGAATACATAGAAGCGTATGCCGACCGGGAAAAGATAGAGATCGCCATTTTCAACCTGCTGTCCAACGCCATGAAATTTACCCCGCCAGGCGGTTCCATCCGTATGCAGTTGGAAGAGCAGGATAATGCCATTACCATCAGCGTGGAAGATACTGGTTGCGGTATACCCGATGAAGTAGGCGCCAGGTTGTTTGAACGGTTTTACCAGTCCCGGCACAACGAGTCGTCCTTAAAAGCAGGCTTTGGCATCGGGCTATTTCTGGCAAAGAGTTTTGTGGAAGCCCATAAAGGGCGCCTTACTTATACCACAAAGCTGGAAGAGGGCACTACCTTTTCCATCAGCCTGCTGAAAGGTCCCGCGCATTTTGAGGCCAGGCAGATAGCCGGTGTGCCGGCGCCCAAATCAGTAATGCTGGAAGAACTGAATGTACAGGATGCAACCCCATTGCCGGAAGTGCCCGCAACGACTCCCTTTCCGCAAAGGGATACCAGTATGGATACACTGATCACCAGTGGCCATACCATGTTGATCGTAGATGACAATGAAGGTATACGCGAATACCTGCACCAGGTATTCCAGGGAAGCTTCCGCCTGTTTGAAGCCAGCAATGGCAAGGAAGGGCTGGCGATGGCCAAGCAGCACCTGCCCGATATCATCATCAGCGATATTGTGATGAATGAGATGACGGGTATTGAGTTTTGTACGGCTATCAAGGAAGACCCGGCGCTCAGTCATATACAGGTGATCCTGCTTACCGGCAGTTCATCGGCCGAGATAAAACTGAAGGGCGTGGAGTGCGGCGCCGATGATTATATTACCAAGCCTTTTGAGCGGGATCTGCTGCTGGCCCGGGTGACCAGTCTGCTGAAAAGCCGCAATAACCTCCGGAAATACTTTTACAATGAGATCACCCTCCGCAAGAACGACCTGAATATTTCAGAAGATTATAAAGTATTCCTGGAAAGATGTATTGAAACCGTGGAGGCGCATATTGACCGGGATGATTTTTCCATCAAGCTCTTTGCCAAAGAAATGGGCATGAGCCATTCCAACTTGTACAAGCGGGTAAAGCAGGTATCCGGTCAGTCCATCAACAGCTTCATCCGGTTCATCCGGCTGCGCAGGGCGGCAGAGCTGTTGATCAGCACCGACTGCAATGTGAATGAAGCGGCCTTCCAGGTGGGAATCTCCGACAGCAAATACTTCCGCATCCAGTTTGCCAAGCTGTTTGGCATGAACCCGTCGGAATACAAGAAGAAATACCACCAGGCTTTCCAGAAAAATTATACGGTGCATGAAAAAGCCATCAAGACTAAACCGGACACTGAAGAGTCGTAA